aaaaataaacaagtgattcaattataaataaagatttttacacaaaagaagtaatcatcaagttaaagtgccctctttggggattgtctggattcatgaactgaattctaaacatttcttctcaaaaaaagaaatcctaagcatcaatatttatagaacatctccacaaaaaatctatccgtcaacactgaatattgcattgttgcatttcttttcacagtttatgaacttacattcatattttgttaaagtattattcaatgaatatatttattaaggatttttgaatagtttctatttttagaatatttaaaaaaaaatctcacatacccctgggcatacctccaagtacccacaggggtacgcgtacccccatttgagaaacactgccataatggaccaaaaatacaaaaacaaatccgtctggagccgcaaaaaattaaaatccctaatacatacagatagtgtgtcatgaggtaTAAATTGACTTATGAGgatttaaaggaaactaaattagTTCAAATTTACcgacaaatgaggcatgatgatgcaatatgtacatacagctagcttaaagagcatgttagcatcgattagcttgtagtcatgcagtgaccaaatatgtctaattagcactccacataagtcaataacatcaacaaaactcacctttgagcattcatgcacaacgttaaaagtttggtggacaaaatgagatggAAAAAGAAGCGCCATAAAAcccgtcttagaaagtcggagaaagttataaatgtaaacaaaccacggtgagttcaagggccgccagaattagtaggacaaaacagcgctcgccaaatactcgaatcagtgaagcatgtttaatacaaacggtgtgctttataacaattagggaggtttgtgtcatgtttgtccttctacagaattcataataaaagaaaaaatatgttttttcccctcatatttttccatttttcatgtatttttgaaaaagctccagaaagccactagggcggcgctatgcggctccagagccgcaggttgccgacccccgaactAGGTCCATTGAAAGTGTCGTCAGAAAGATGATTGGTAAGTGGTGCCAAAGGGAGGGGAGGGACGTGAAAGGGAAGGAAGGATACAGAAAGGAGTGGTGGTGCCCTTTTCTCATTACAGCCCTGCTCaggtgtggggggtgggggggcggggaAGGCTCTTACCAACCTTGGACCAAGACTCACTTGAGTGTGAGGCGAGGATCTCCATATGGGGCATAAGGAGAAATGTTAAGTACGAATTCCTTTGGCGGATAGGAGCTCCACTTCTGCTGCACTGTGCTGCTGTCATTGTTATTCCAAAAGTCTCTGTCTAGATCACTGCGGCCAAAGAAAAAAACAGGTCAGAGCAACACAACTGTTGAAACTCCTCTACACCAAACAACCATTTGCATCAGGTGGCCCTCTTCGGGGAATGAAGCCATGGCTTTGTTTCAGGAAGAGAGTTGAGCTGCATGAAATGAGAGGCTGTAGTGGAGGACTCACCACAGCGCTTTAGAGAAGAGAGAGGTTGCAAGGAAAGAGAGGGTACAATAGCATGTGATGACAGTCTGTTCACCGAGCATGATGCTGCTAATGAAGCACATTCGAGTGAGCGTTCAGAAATCTGCCCCACCCCTCATCCCTGGTGTGagaaaaagacacaaatgcatgAGTCACAGGGTGGAGAGATAAAATCACAGACAAAGTCCAAGGAGAGGAGGAAAAGGTGAGCAGAACCACTGATGTCACAGAGCAGAGGTCACAGCTGTAGTGCAGGGGATAAAGGCAATGCACAAAGAGTTGGAAGCTGAGATGAACAACAGAGCACATCAATGCTGCTTCAGCCCATAGGAGAGGAAATGCAAAACATTAAGTCACTCAATTCACAGAATATGCGCATGACCATCTTTAAACCATCAAATAAAAAGAGGAAAAAGTGGCATTCAGAAAAAAACGGCATATAAAAAGTGATGTGGTGATGagcagggttaaaaaaaatacatttgtggaATTAAGAGTCGTATTTAGCGTTACAAAGCTGACATTTCACGGCAGAGACCTGCAGTATAGCTTCATTTCGTTAGAAGTAGAAAAGGACACTTCATTTCTTTGTActcttgaagtgaagtgaagtgaattatatttatatagcgcttttctctagtgactcaaagcgctttacatagtgaaacccaatatctaagttacatttaaaccagtgtgggtggcactgggagcaggtgggtaaagtgtcttgcccaaggacacaacggcattgactaggatggcgaaagcgggaatcgaacctgcaaccctcaagttgctggcacggccgctctaccaaccgagctaaaccgccacagtttcatacaacaacaaaaaaggaacACCAACCCACCAAACATTTCCTTTGCTTATCCAGACGTATCATAGGTGTGACACTCTCTGCACTTAACTGAAGAAGTCATAACATAAGTGCAGGAGCAGCTTCACAGTCGAGATGATGCACATGTTATGTATGATGATGAAATAACTGTGAGCTCCTCAAGTGATCCACGGCCTAGTTTTCCACCCGTTTTGCTCCAGTGTTTACAGTGAGAGCTTTAAAGCTGAACCAAATGACATTGAATATCACCAGATGATTTAAGCCACACAGTAATGGGGGTACTCACTTGATGGCTTTCTTCTCCCCTCGCCCACGTGCTGAGTCCGGAGTGTCTGCCGTTTCCACTCCCGGCTTATTTCTCTTCCCCTTCAGCCAAGCACATGGAGGGGAAGACAGACAAAGCAGAAAAATATAAAAGGTGagctttaacatttaagtctcatctgaaaactcatttgtatactgtagcctttaaatagaccccctttttagaccagttgatctgccgtttcttttctttttctcctctgcccccatcTCCCTTATGGAGGGAGGGTgtgggggacacaggtccggtggccatggatgaagtactggctgtccagattcgggacccaggattgaccgctcgcctgtgtatcagttggggacatcctccgcttgggatggtttcctcctGGCTACACGATGGACGGGACTctggatcgactatggactggaccctcaccgttatgttggatccactatggactggactttcacaatattgtcATGCCTgcgaatctggttttatgtttgatcatgttttgttttgttttctggactcctgttttgcacttcctggttttcttttgttaccatgtcaacccattagtttccacctggtccctctagtcacgccccgatcctcagcctctcacacctgttactaattaccacagccaggatttaaggattttactttttgtccatcagtctgggaactttgcttgcatgtgcttgccttcatgccttcataCCTTCATGCCTTCATGCACCCACGATTACCTGCTAagcaccttgctatccatgctccttgtttcggtcacagtaagtgtttttgttttagttgttcatagttctgccacagtgcaagtttaattGTATAGTTCATTGtcttcatgccatcgagcaggtgttttgttttcctgtttctacttttgtagccaagttttgtacctccttaggagcgcccttagtttgtttatttttgtatttagtattcaaataaataaccatgtactcacatccacgcctgactcgttccACAtcatctctgcatcgaagaagcaaaactaatccatgtccaggtgtgacaaatatcatgttagaccccacatatgcggtcctctccaaggtttgtcatagtcactgtcaccgacgtcccactggggtgagtttttccttgcccttatgtgggctctgtaccgaggatgtcgttgttgtttgtgaagccctttgagacacttgtgatttagggctatataatgatacattgattgattgattgattgatttaacatGTCCTTTTGAAGGAGTGTTTTTGCTGGGCGGACAACGATCTTTGATGTCAATTATCTCAGGAGCAACAGTGCTTTACCTGATGGTCTCCTGATTATATTCAACACGGTCAAATCAAATCTGCGGTGGAGTGTTCATTTCTGCCAATGATTACCGATCGCAGCCACCCTGGAATTTACATGGCAATTGTCTCTCTGAGGTAATCCTCTTTGCCCGCTGAAATTCCTGCAACATTCTGATTTCAAACACCTCGACCATGACCTGCCGTAACCACGGAAACAATGGCATTCGAAAAAAAGGGTTCAAAAAATCCGGTATGCTGGGTGCATTCCACTAAAAAGCTCATTAGCACGGAAGGTGTTTCACAATCATACCAATGCAGGTAATCTCCATTGACACATGGCAACAAGTGGGGCTAAGCGAGGATAAGTCGAAAACTGCCCTGCCTCCTAAAATATATGAAAGCCCTCCTGTCCCCTGCAAATATTTGATACACAGAGGATAGGCCAGAATTGTTCATCCTAGAAATTTAGTGGGAAGAACACACAAACTTACCACCATGGGTGCCGTGTATGAGTTTTTGTAGAGAAGGCTGCAGGCTGgttgatatacaaaccccaaaaccagtgaagttggcatgttgtgtagtttgtaaataaaaacagaataccataatttgcaaataattttcaacttatattgaattaaatgtactgtaaagacaagatatttaatgttcggactgagaaacataatttttttttgtaaataatcattaacttggtgtttaatggcagcaacacattgcaaaaaaaatgaaacagggtcatttttaccactgtgttacatggcctcttCTTTTAAGAACACTTGGGAATGGAGGAGACCAACTtgtgaagctttttaggtggagttctttcccattcttgcttgatgtacatcttaagtagttcaacagtccggggtctccgttgtggtattttaatctTCAtatcgcgccacacattttcaatgggagacaggtcgtgactacaggcaggccagtctagtacccacactcttttactatgaagctacgcggttgtaacacgtggcttggcattgtcttgctgaaataagcaggggc
The nucleotide sequence above comes from Nerophis ophidion isolate RoL-2023_Sa linkage group LG12, RoL_Noph_v1.0, whole genome shotgun sequence. Encoded proteins:
- the LOC133563202 gene encoding synaptotagmin-7-like isoform X1 yields the protein MYLNREENTSKGSLSLSVFLVSLAVTVCAVWLVALCGVCGWCQRKLGKRNKPGVETADTPDSARGRGEKKAINDLDRDFWNNNDSSTVQQKWSSYPPKEFVLNISPYAPYGDPRLTLK